The genomic segment GGTTGGGACGGCTATCTGCACCAGGAGGCGGCTCCGGCCGATGTATATGTCTGGATGGTCGATGGCAGGTGGGCCGACGGGGAGCCCTTCAGCATGCATGGCGACGTCACTCTGATCCGGAACAGCTACTGGTAATTGCGCAGGAATGCTATTTTTGTAGGACTGTGTACCGGCCGAGACCCTCCAAAGAACAGCAACTCCTCTTTGATCTTCTGAAAGGAGCCCCTCCCGCCACCCTGGAGGGAATTGATACGACCGTACTGTTCGATCTCTTCCGGAGGCACCGCCTGTTTCCCCTTGCAGGTGATCTTTTGCCCCTGATGGAGGAGAAGGAACGCGAGCGCTGGAAACAGGCTAAACGGCTGGGCTCGGTGAAGAGCCTTGGACTGGTGACGCGCCTGTTTGAAAGCCTGGATATGCTCGAATCAGAGGGGATAAATGCCTTGCCCCTGAAGGGACCTGTTCTGGCACAGGCCCTTTATGGCGATCTCAGTCAGCGTCATATGAGGGACCTGGACCTGCTGGTCAGTGAAAAAGACCTGCATAAAGCCCTGGAGGTCCTGCAGGCTTCCGGATATGCACAAAAATTTCCCGGGAAAGTACTCACCGAAAAACAATGGAAGATTTATCTCAGACAACAATATGATGTGGCCCTGGTACATCAGGGACAGGGGATTATTCTGGAACTGCATACACGGATTGCCTATCCGGAACTGCTGGGTCGCATGGAGCAGTTGATTACCGGGGAGACCGCAGCCATTGAATTAGCCGGGCGATCTGTACCTTGCATGACGCTGGAGGGATGCTTTCTTTACCTGGCCATCCATGGAGCCCATCATCTCTTCTTCCGTCTGTTCTGGTTGCGCGATCTGGCAGAAGCCTTAAACAAATGGGACCTGGATCAGCAAAGGATTTTGGAAAATGCCCGGCTGATGGGCGCAGAGAGAATGCTTGGGGTGGGACTAAAGCTGGCGGCTTCTTTTTTCGGAGCCAGGATCCCCGGGGAATACCAGGAATTTCTTGAGGAAAATACGGTCATCCTGAACCGGCTTGAAGAACGTTGCCATCGTGCCATTCTCGATCCCCGTTTCTATGGCAGAAGGAGCCGCCGGAATGTATTGTTGTTTTCCATGAAAATAAAAGCGGGATGGACCCACAAATGGCATACCCTGAGCTCGGTGTATTGGAGGTGGCGTGTCCGTAAATTTGTACGCTGATCAGAGCGTAATCCGGTCGATGATGGTGCGGAAGATCAGGTCCACCGAATCCTTGATGGAAGTGACGGAGGTATCGATTACCAGGTCGGGATTTTTCGGAATCTCAAAAGGGGAGGAGATGCCTGTGAAATCCTTGATCTCCCCGGCACGTGCCCGTTTGTAAAGGCCTTTGGTATCGCGTTGTTCGCAGACTTCCAGGGGAGGATTCAGAAAGATCTCGATAAAGTCTTCCTTCCCGATGATGTCCCGGGCCATCTTCCGGATCTCTTCGGTGGGACTGATAAAGGAGCAGAGGGTAATCATCCCGGTATTGATCAGGAGCTTGGAGACTTCTGCAATGCGCCTGATGTTCTCCAGGCGGTCCTCTGCGCTGAATCCCAGGTTGTTATTAATACCAATGCGGATGTTATCCCCGTCCAGCACCTGGCAGAAGAACCTGCGGAAGAAAAGTTCCTTTTCCAGGTTGGCCGACAGGGTGGTTTTCCCGGAGCCTGAAAGCCCGGTAAACCAGATGACCCTGGCACTCTGCCGGAGGATCTCCTCTTTTACTTTGCGGTCGTAGATGCGGTCAAATACGGGATAGATATTTTCTGCCATTGGTCTGTGTCATAGTTTAATTAAAGATAATTATAATGGTGGTTTTTAAAAGCCATAATTCAGTCCAATCCGGAAGGTGCCGGTTTCCCCGTGGTACTCCTCCGGGGTCCAGCGATCCAGGTACTCCAGCTCGCCACTCACATTTCTCCATTCATAGCCCAGCCTCATATATAGATCATTGAGCAGCTGGCAGGTAGCCAGGAGGCCCAGGTGAACCGATTCCCAAACGATGGGATCAAAGGATGTAATTCCCTGGCGGGGCATGGTACCCAGTGCCGTATGGTCGGGCCCTTTTTCGGAGTGTTTGTAGTAGGCTTTGATATTCAGGGTGCGGACCGGCCGGAATTCCATTCCCAGGTATAACTGCCGGGCATTATCTTCCAGGTAGTGCCCCAGGTTATACTGGTTCGATTCAAAGGTAGTGGTGAGGATGTTATGCATAAAAGTAAGCGCATTGCTCCAGGTATATTCGGCGCTGATCCGGGTATTGGATAAAAGGGTAGAGGCTGCTCCCAGTTTGTAGGACACAAAATTATGTTCCCCGCTGTGGAAGATCCGGTCCACAGCCACCTCATCCAGGAAGACTGTTCCATAGAGGTGCAGGTGCTTCAGATTGCGGGAGGATGCCGAAAGGAACAGCTGGGAATTCATGTTATCGATCCGGGCGTTCAGGGTGTGATCAATGGCTTTGTAGAAGGCCACCGGCAGGAGGAAGGCGGCATGAGGGTGGCGGTAGTCGTAGATCACGGAATTCCCGACAGACAGCTGCAGGCCGGTGGCCGGTGTAAAAGTAAAGATATTGGCCGCCAGGTATTTCGAATGATACACCTCCCGGAAATCAGTCCCATAGGCCGTGGAGGTGGTAAAAGAGAGCGTGGAATCGACCACCTCGGAGATCAGCGAGCCATGCACATAGGTGAACCGGAACCAGGGTGCCGGGTCCATGGCCAGCTCCAGTCGCGGGAAGGCGGGCGTGCGCCCCGAAAAGATATTGGCCCCGGCATTGTTTTCCCCCCAGGCAAACTGCCCCAAAATCAGTCCCACGTGTCCCCAGTCCCAGCCATAGCTGATCCCGGCACGCAGTTCCCAGTAGTCCCTTTTCCCTTCTGAAAATATTTTGATGTTTGATCCTCCGATGCGCTGGTTCTGAAAGTCCCGGGCGGTGAGTTCGGTCGACTCGTGATTATCGCGCAGGGAGGCCCAGATGCCAAAGCGGCCGATGGTGGAGGAGGCCTCCACCCCGTTCCACCAGTGGTAGAAAGAGCCATTCCGCTTGGTCCGCAGATCCCCCCCCAGGATGGGATTGATGCTCATCCGGAACAGGGAGTCCCGGTAATAAAAAGCATCAAAGCGTTTCTTCTGGTCCAGCCAAAGCCAGCGGCTTCCGGAAGTACCGGCTTCCCCGGGCGGCAGATCTTTTTGATAGTCCCTCAGGTAGAAATCCAGTTCGGATTGCTGCCGCCGGTTCAGCTCGCTCCGGGAGGAGTCGGCCGCCAAGAGCATTTCAGCAATGTCCAGCCTGCCGTAGGGTTTGACCAGCGAATGCAGGTCGATCACCTTCTGGGTGGCCAGCTCATCCAGGAAGAGGTAGATCCCCTGATTGGAGATATGGGTGCTCAGGTATTGCGCCCGGACAGGGGAGGCTGCCAGCACCAGGCAGCCAATCAGCATCCATCCGGTATATGTATTCTTCCATCTCATGCTTGTACTATCTGTATAACATTCCGGCATTTTCAAGCAGGGCCACCGAACCGCTCTCCGAGTCGACGATTGCCTGAACTTCTTCCGGGGTGCTTTTTTTGGCACCCATCAGGCGAACTTCCTTCTCGCCAAGCAAGGTGAGCATCCGGATGTCGATCCGTTCCGACTTCTCCAGCATGGAAAGGGCGGTTCCGGCATTGTTTTCATAGCTAACGCTGAGCCGGTCGAAAATAGTCTGCCGGTCGCCCCATCTGAACAAATCCATCAGCTCCGGATTCCCGGTGCCGTCGCGGCACTCTGCAAAGACGATCAATGTTCCTCCCTTTTTCACAAAGGAGGCCGCATGGTGGATCGATTTATGGGCCTGGATAAAGTTAATATCTTTTGGGTATCCCCCGGCACTGGCGATCACCAGATCGAAGTTCCCCTTTTCCGCCGACCTGAAATACTGGTCGTACTTCCGGCACACCTCCCTGAAATCCTTATAGTTTTTACCGGCATGGAGCTCGCAAACCTGCTTCCGGCTGTTCAGGATGGCATGGATCTCCAGGCGTGGGGGCAGCATGCCGTTGATCTCCTCCAGGTCCAGGGCCAGGGGATTGTGATCCAGTTCTCCCGGCCGGCATCCGGCGGCCAGGCTGCGGTTTTGGAAGTCCACGAAGAGGCGGTGATTTTCCAGGATCGATTCATAGGCCGCCAGGCCCGGAAAGAGCAGTTTTCGTCCCCCGCCGTAGCCGGCGAAATAGTGGTGCAGGATGGCCCCGAAGCTGATCAGCAAATCGTGCCGGAGCAGCTCCCCGGAAATCCGCACGCTGGTTCCGCGCGAGGTGGTCCCCAGGCTTTCGAAGTTCTCCGTGTCCCTGCTGTGATGATGCACA from the Bacteroidales bacterium genome contains:
- a CDS encoding nucleotidyltransferase family protein — protein: MYRPRPSKEQQLLFDLLKGAPPATLEGIDTTVLFDLFRRHRLFPLAGDLLPLMEEKERERWKQAKRLGSVKSLGLVTRLFESLDMLESEGINALPLKGPVLAQALYGDLSQRHMRDLDLLVSEKDLHKALEVLQASGYAQKFPGKVLTEKQWKIYLRQQYDVALVHQGQGIILELHTRIAYPELLGRMEQLITGETAAIELAGRSVPCMTLEGCFLYLAIHGAHHLFFRLFWLRDLAEALNKWDLDQQRILENARLMGAERMLGVGLKLAASFFGARIPGEYQEFLEENTVILNRLEERCHRAILDPRFYGRRSRRNVLLFSMKIKAGWTHKWHTLSSVYWRWRVRKFVR
- the cysC gene encoding adenylyl-sulfate kinase; translation: MAENIYPVFDRIYDRKVKEEILRQSARVIWFTGLSGSGKTTLSANLEKELFFRRFFCQVLDGDNIRIGINNNLGFSAEDRLENIRRIAEVSKLLINTGMITLCSFISPTEEIRKMARDIIGKEDFIEIFLNPPLEVCEQRDTKGLYKRARAGEIKDFTGISSPFEIPKNPDLVIDTSVTSIKDSVDLIFRTIIDRITL
- a CDS encoding lactate racemase domain-containing protein, with the translated sequence MSRVLDLKYGSREISVRLNREITRLSHQEPPVSCSPDSFRELLSTHLPLKHNSVSSAGIVVADKTRLCQYPGYLPVLSSCLLDAGLSPSRITFYIAYGTHPPQSDAECLESYGQTYRQFRFVHHHSRDTENFESLGTTSRGTSVRISGELLRHDLLISFGAILHHYFAGYGGGRKLLFPGLAAYESILENHRLFVDFQNRSLAAGCRPGELDHNPLALDLEEINGMLPPRLEIHAILNSRKQVCELHAGKNYKDFREVCRKYDQYFRSAEKGNFDLVIASAGGYPKDINFIQAHKSIHHAASFVKKGGTLIVFAECRDGTGNPELMDLFRWGDRQTIFDRLSVSYENNAGTALSMLEKSERIDIRMLTLLGEKEVRLMGAKKSTPEEVQAIVDSESGSVALLENAGMLYR